A window of the Schistocerca nitens isolate TAMUIC-IGC-003100 chromosome 5, iqSchNite1.1, whole genome shotgun sequence genome harbors these coding sequences:
- the LOC126259332 gene encoding translin has product MANSVTEIFSSYQEYLNNEQDLRDEIRNIVKDIEQHAREILTILQAIHQEGGIREIPKCCEAARKQFNEVQLAFTRLGNAIPAEQYYRFNDHWRYAVQRLAFLAALTIYLETGDLATRETVAEILGLKTRRDAGFHLDLEDYLMGLLQLSSELSRLAVNSVTMGDYVRPLQISRFIAELSAGFRLLNLKNDSLRKRFDVLKYDVKKIEEVVYDLSIRGLKPPEDPEIKCSESATTN; this is encoded by the coding sequence ATGGCAAACTCAGTAACGGAGATCTTCTCTTCCTATCAGGAATATCTGAACAACGAACAAGATTTGAGGGACGAAATACGTAACATTGTTAAGGACATAGAACAACATGCAAGAGAAATACTAACAATTCTTCAAGCTATTCACCAAGAAGGGGGGATTCGTGAAATACCCAAGTGTTGTGAAGCTGCAAGAAAGCAGTTCAATGAAGTGCAGCTCGCATTTACTCGACTTGGCAACGCAATCCCTGCTGAACAATATTATCGTTTTAACGATCACTGGCGATATGCTGTTCAACGGCTAGCATTCCTTGCAGCCTTGACAATTTACCTCGAGACGGGAGACTTGGCGACTCGTGAAACAGTAGCTGAAATACTTGGACTTAAGACACGGAGAGATGCAGGTTTTCATTTAGATCTGGAAGATTACTTGATGGGCCTGCTCCAGCTTTCATCGGAACTGTCACGCTTAGCAGTCAACAGTGTAACCATGGGCGACTATGTTCGACCTCTTCAGATTTCACGCTTTATTGCTGAGCTGAGTGCCGGTTTTCGGCTTCTGAATCTTAAAAATGATTCACTTAGAAAACGATTTGATGTTTTGAAATACGACgtgaagaagatagaagaagttgtTTACGATTTGTCGATACGTGGTTTGAAACCTCCTGAGGACCCCGAAATCAAATGCAGTGAAAGTGCTACGACGAATTAG